A genomic stretch from Seriola aureovittata isolate HTS-2021-v1 ecotype China chromosome 13, ASM2101889v1, whole genome shotgun sequence includes:
- the LOC130179920 gene encoding neutral cholesterol ester hydrolase 1-like, translating to MRLKPVVLTVLLTVAVAYYVYIPLPDAIQEPWKLMMLDAGFRAAMHLASLKDWLGLDHYVKSIRRTTEGFEGMIKGLDTSESNGGVMPGVKVSDMTFAGIPVRLYEPPAGGEGHLRRGLMFFHGGGWALGSAKKGSYDAINRMVSDELNTVVVSVEYRLYPEVHFPMPYLDCLAAAKHFLSSEILAKYAIDPERVAVSGDSAGGNLAAAVAQEISIDDTVTVKFSIQALIYPVLQALDFNTPSYLQNQDMPILYRPVMVRFWLQYFGADLSLQPQLLVNNHSSLHDSAITPELRSRLDWTVLLQPKYRKTYKPLIVERGSQGLVKEVPGLLDVRASPLLAGPEVLAKCPRAYILTCEYDVLRDDGLMYARRLQDAGVTVTNEHYEDGFHGCFSFIVWPLDFDVGKRALRGYINWLQNNL from the exons ATGAGGCTGAAGCCAGTTGTCCTTACGGTGTTACTGACGGTGGCTGTCGCTTATTACGTTTACATCCCGCTGCCTGATGCCATCCAGGAGCCGTGGAAGTTGATGATGCTGGATGCTGGGTTCCGGGCAGCGATGCACCTG GCTTCTTTGAAGGACTGGCTGGGCTTGGACCATTATGTCAAGTCTATCAGGCGGACCACAGAGGGCTTTGAGGGCATGATAAAGGGGCTGGACACTTCTGAGTCCAACGGAGGGGTCATGCCCGGAGTGAAGGTCAGCGACATGACTTTCGCCGGCATCCCGGTCCGACTTTATGAGCCCCCGGCTGGAGGGGAGGGCCATCTGAGGAGAGGGTTGATGTTCTTCCACGGAGGAGGCTGGGCCCTCGGCAGTGCCA AGAAAGGGTCATATGATGCCATCAATCGCATGGTTTCAGATGAGCTCAACACTGTCGTGGTCTCTGTTGA GTATCGCCTGTATCCAGAGGTGCATTTTCCAATGCCATATTTAGACTGCCTCGCTGCTGCCAAACACTTCTTGTCCTCAGAGATTCTGGCAAAGTACGCAATCGACCCCGAGCGTGTGGCCGTGTCAGGAGACAGCGCCGGAGGAAATCTGGCTGCTGCAGTCGCTCAGGAG ATTTCCATAGAcgacactgtgactgtgaaattCAGTATCCAGGCTTTGATCTACCCGGTGCTCCAGGCTCTGGACTTCAACACGCCCTCCTACTTGCAGAACCAAGACATGCCCATCCTCTACCGGCCCGTCATGGTTCGTTTTTGGCTGCAGTACTTCGGTGCTGACCTCTCCCTGCAGCCCCAGTTGCTAGTGAACAACCACAGCTCCTTGCACGACTCAGCCATCACCCCTGAGCTGAGGTCACGACTAGACTGGACCGTGCTCCTGCAGCCGAAATACAGGAAGACGTACAAGCCCCTCATCGTGGAGAGAGGTTCACAGGGGCTCGTGAAGGAGGTGCCGGGGCTGCTGGATGTGCGGGCGTCACCACTGCTGGCAGGACCAGAGGTTTTGGCGAAATGCCCTCGGGCGTACATCCTCACGTGCGAGTATGACGTGTTGAGGGATGATGGGCTGATGTACGCTCGGCGCTTACAGGATGCAGGGGTCACGGTAACCAACGAACACTACGAGGACGGCTTCCACGGATGTTTCAGCTTCATAGTCTGGCCGTTGGACTTTGATGTAGGGAAGAGGGCGCTCAGAGGTTACATCAACTGGCTCCAGAACAActtgtaa